A part of Geothrix oryzae genomic DNA contains:
- a CDS encoding TonB-dependent receptor: MASHPCLPLISCLLVAGASLQAQAPSQATAKAATKAEGTATVEVTATRFPEDPAKVPASISVFSAKELADRGATDLRSALGLAAGVFIAPGGDGGPAGSVPEFWGLKEFDAFLLVVDGVPWGGAFNPALSTLSLEGVERIEVQRGAAPVMYGATSFVGVIQVIRSLPADARNSARLSLGTHGSFGAGGTLRLPVWSGVDSSLTVDHDQQGFEDARTDFKRSHLLWRNRLQALDGVIRFDLEGAAVDQKPASPFPRVGRILTDQVPIDANHNPAGAFLNDRRFTFTTGYDRVLDASFLWSTTLSVARARQDAFRGFLTEVGPTDPNAHGFRERIDLTDVYFDSHLTWSLGEALKVVTGVDHLHGQGSGRGGDFDYAVNLDGSNAPGAAALPSQADIRIDDRRDFSGLYAFVQWQTVPRLVLEAGLRLTRADEARRAATLDFGSGALDDGSDTKTTTRLSGSAGATWTAWQSGTDRVNLFAGVRSTFKPAAMDFGLDSSARILEPETATSYDLGLKADLLDRRLALEVSTFLMDFQNLVVPQSVAGAPVLVNAGTERFQGAEASATFRIAGDLTARAAYSYHDARFRDYRKDFGDGTLTQLAGKRLEMSPYHLAGLGLAYAPARGLTATVEMNYVGAVLLNQRNTAPMGGYATCAASLGWRERSWDLRLSGQNLTDRRKPVAESELGDAQYYLLPGRQVTLGARYRF, encoded by the coding sequence ATGGCGTCCCATCCGTGTCTGCCCCTGATCTCCTGCCTCCTGGTGGCGGGTGCGAGCCTCCAGGCCCAGGCTCCTTCCCAGGCCACCGCCAAGGCTGCCACCAAGGCTGAAGGAACCGCCACGGTCGAGGTGACCGCCACGCGGTTCCCCGAGGACCCGGCCAAGGTGCCGGCCTCGATCAGCGTCTTTTCCGCCAAGGAGCTCGCGGACCGCGGGGCCACGGACCTCCGGTCCGCCCTCGGCCTGGCGGCCGGGGTGTTCATCGCGCCCGGCGGCGATGGCGGCCCGGCGGGAAGCGTGCCGGAGTTCTGGGGCCTGAAGGAGTTCGACGCCTTCCTGCTCGTGGTGGATGGGGTGCCCTGGGGCGGCGCTTTCAATCCGGCCCTGTCCACCCTCAGCCTGGAGGGTGTGGAGCGCATCGAAGTCCAGCGGGGCGCGGCCCCCGTGATGTACGGAGCGACCTCCTTCGTCGGCGTGATCCAGGTGATCCGCAGCCTGCCCGCGGACGCCCGGAACTCGGCGCGCCTCTCCCTGGGGACCCACGGCAGCTTCGGCGCCGGCGGGACCCTGCGGCTGCCAGTCTGGTCGGGCGTGGATTCCAGCCTGACGGTCGATCACGACCAGCAGGGCTTCGAGGATGCCCGCACCGACTTCAAGCGGAGCCACCTGCTGTGGCGGAACCGGCTCCAGGCCCTGGACGGCGTGATCCGGTTCGATCTGGAAGGCGCGGCGGTGGATCAGAAGCCCGCGAGTCCCTTCCCCCGGGTGGGCAGGATCCTGACCGACCAGGTGCCCATCGATGCGAACCACAATCCGGCCGGGGCCTTCCTCAACGACCGGCGTTTCACCTTCACCACCGGATACGACAGGGTCCTGGATGCCTCGTTCCTCTGGTCCACCACCCTCTCCGTCGCGCGGGCGCGGCAGGATGCCTTCCGCGGGTTCCTCACCGAAGTGGGACCCACGGATCCCAACGCCCATGGGTTCCGCGAGCGCATCGACCTCACGGATGTCTACTTCGATTCCCATCTGACCTGGTCCCTGGGCGAAGCGCTCAAGGTCGTGACCGGCGTGGACCACCTTCACGGTCAGGGCAGCGGCCGGGGCGGAGACTTCGACTACGCCGTGAACCTGGACGGGTCCAACGCGCCCGGGGCGGCGGCCCTGCCCAGTCAGGCTGACATCCGCATCGACGATCGCCGCGACTTCTCCGGACTCTACGCCTTCGTCCAGTGGCAGACCGTGCCCAGGCTGGTGCTGGAGGCCGGTCTCCGGCTCACGCGGGCCGACGAGGCCCGTCGCGCGGCCACGCTGGACTTCGGCAGCGGCGCCCTCGACGATGGCTCGGACACCAAGACCACGACGCGCCTGTCGGGCAGCGCTGGGGCCACCTGGACCGCCTGGCAGTCGGGCACCGACCGGGTGAATCTCTTCGCCGGCGTCCGCAGCACCTTCAAACCGGCGGCCATGGATTTCGGCCTGGACAGCAGCGCCCGGATCCTCGAGCCGGAGACGGCCACCAGCTACGACCTCGGCCTGAAGGCCGACCTCCTGGACCGGCGCCTCGCCCTCGAGGTCAGCACCTTCCTCATGGACTTCCAGAACCTGGTCGTCCCCCAATCCGTGGCGGGGGCGCCGGTGCTCGTGAACGCCGGTACGGAGCGCTTCCAGGGGGCCGAAGCCAGCGCCACCTTCCGGATCGCCGGCGACCTCACGGCCCGGGCGGCCTACAGCTACCACGACGCCCGGTTCCGGGACTACCGGAAGGACTTCGGGGATGGCACCCTCACGCAGCTGGCGGGCAAGCGGCTGGAGATGTCCCCCTACCACCTGGCAGGGCTGGGCCTGGCCTATGCGCCGGCCAGGGGACTGACGGCCACGGTGGAGATGAACTATGTGGGGGCGGTCCTCCTCAACCAGCGGAACACCGCGCCCATGGGCGGTTACGCCACCTGCGCCGCCAGTCTCGGATGGCGGGAGCGCAGCTGGGACCTCCGCCTCAGCGGCCAGAACCTCACGGATCGCCGCAAGCCCGTGGCCGAGAGTGAGCTGGGGGATGCCCAGTACTACCTGCTGCCCGGCCGGCAGGTGACCCTGGGGGCCCGATACCGGTTCTGA